One Chiloscyllium plagiosum isolate BGI_BamShark_2017 chromosome 34, ASM401019v2, whole genome shotgun sequence genomic window carries:
- the aadacl4 gene encoding arylacetamide deacetylase-like 4 → MDLVLWTLTMMLALVVGLFVLLVSGVIYTVFTESVMPPGIQGPGKLRLIYGMQLALGTLGKIAQNLGLGPQVTVVRYLHAKTLRRMSKEGTGLIIRDLQFDGVPVRVYQLRSASAEKRRGILYFHGGGWVFGSINEYDNLCRYIAKETESIVVSVEYRLAPEYRYPSQLEDCLNATLHFLKTTDDYGVDRNRVVVCGDSAGGNLVAAVCLRVTSMKDSLDVPTLRAQVLIYPALQMVDFNLPSYRQNQFVPILFRTRMIFFFLQYLNGDMSIAEDVLSGHHLPVEVKSKYRRWLNPDLIPGNFQVGDQKPNLALTHVDEVYDLVKPSLEPTFAPLLASDAAISRLPPAYILTCEFDVLRDDGLLFKKRLEDNGVPVSWYHIQDGFHGIISFFDNGYLTFSSGKQAVDNIVSFLRDM, encoded by the exons ATGGATCTGGTGCTTTGGACTTTGACTATGATGCTGGCTCTTGTGGTGGGCTTGTTTGTGCTGTTGGTTTCTGGAGTGATTTACACTGTATTCACTGAGTCGGTAATGCCGCCAGGTATCCAGGGACCAGGTAAACTCAGGCTCATCTACGGCATGCAATTGGCATTAGGCACTTTG GGAAAGATCGCACAGAATCTGGGGCTGGGACCACAGGTCACTGTTGTTCGGTATCTACATGCCAAGACCCTCAGGAGGATGTCCAAGGAAGGGACTGGCCTGATCATCCGGGATCTCCAATTTGATGGTGTCCCCGTCAGGGTTTACCAGCTGAGGTCAGCATCGGCGGAGAAAAGGCGTGGGATCTTGTACTTCCACGGTGGTGGATGGGTGTTTGGCAGCATAA ATGAATATGATAATTTGTGCCGGTACATCGCCAAGGAAACTGAGTCGATTGTGGTGTCAGTGGA GTACCGCCTTGCACCTGAGTACAGGTACCCCTCTCAGCTCGAGGACTGCCTAAATGCCACTCTGCATTTCCTCAAGACCACAGATGATTATGGAGTTGACCGCAACAGAGTCGTTGTGTGTGGGGATAGTGCTGGGGGTAACCTGGTTGCCGCCGTGTGTCTGAGAGTCACTTCCATGAAGGACAGCTTGGATGTTCCAACCCTCCGCGCCCAGGTCCTGATCTACCCAGCCCTTCAAATGGTCGACTTCAACCTGCCCTCCTACCGACAAAACCAGTTTGTGCCCATCCTGTTTCGAACACGCATGATCTTCTTCTTCCTGCAGTATCTGAACGGAGACATGTCCATTGCAGAAGATGTGCTGTCAGGTCACCATCTACCTGTGGAAGTCAAATCTAAATACAGGAGGTGGCTAAACCCAGATCTGATCCCAGGCAACTTTCAGGTCGGAGATCAGAAGCCCAACCTTGCCCTCACCCATGTCGATGAGGTTTATGATCTTGTGAAGCCCAGCTTAGAGCCAACCTTTGCCCCactccttgccagtgatgctgccaTTAGCAGGCTCCCACCAGCGTACATTTTGACCTGTGAGTTTGACGTACTACGGGATGACGGATTGCTGTTCAAGAAACGATTGGAAGACAATGGCGTTCCAGTGTCCTGGTACCATATTCAAGATGGCTTCCACGGGATAATCAGCTTCTTTGATAATGGTTACCTGACCTTCTCATCCGGGAAACAGGCCGTTGATAACATTGTCTCCTTCCTTAGAGACATGTAG